One window from the genome of Rhodopseudomonas sp. P2A-2r encodes:
- a CDS encoding outer membrane protein, with translation MKLPWFAAIVAALGAASAGAADLPSHGWTKAPAVTDASYNWGGWYVGGNAGGAWGRSDVSSAFVNGTAPIANQQAAAAAGSPGLKSDGFTGGGQVGYNHQVDRWLFGVEADVSYLGLRQSRSTTAPFPVSVGAFSTNNAVTADWLMTLRPRVGYAVDRTLFYATGGLALTEMKYSGSFADTTGANEAASFSRTVAGWTAGAGVEHAFTDNWSAKVEYLYTDFGKQSVASPVLAGQTPTGAIVNQGVDLKANTLRGGLNYHFGGAPVARY, from the coding sequence ATGAAACTTCCCTGGTTCGCCGCGATCGTCGCAGCATTGGGCGCCGCTTCGGCTGGCGCAGCCGATCTGCCGTCGCATGGCTGGACCAAGGCGCCCGCGGTCACCGATGCCTCCTATAACTGGGGCGGCTGGTATGTGGGCGGCAATGCCGGGGGCGCGTGGGGCCGCAGCGACGTGTCGAGCGCCTTCGTCAACGGCACCGCGCCGATCGCCAACCAGCAGGCCGCCGCCGCGGCTGGTTCGCCCGGCCTGAAGTCCGATGGCTTCACCGGCGGCGGCCAGGTCGGCTACAATCACCAGGTCGATCGCTGGCTGTTCGGCGTCGAGGCCGACGTCAGCTATCTCGGCCTGCGGCAGTCGCGCAGCACGACCGCGCCCTTCCCGGTCAGCGTCGGCGCCTTCTCCACCAACAATGCCGTCACCGCCGACTGGCTGATGACACTGCGGCCGCGGGTCGGCTATGCCGTCGATCGCACGCTGTTCTACGCCACCGGCGGACTGGCGTTGACCGAAATGAAATACAGCGGCAGCTTTGCCGACACCACCGGCGCCAACGAGGCTGCAAGCTTCTCCAGGACGGTGGCGGGCTGGACCGCCGGCGCCGGTGTCGAACATGCCTTCACGGACAACTGGTCGGCAAAGGTCGAATATCTCTACACCGACTTCGGCAAGCAGTCCGTGGCGAGCCCGGTGCTGGCCGGCCAGACCCCGACCGGGGCGATCGTCAACCAGGGCGTGGATCTCAAGGCCAATACCTTGCGCGGCGGGCTGAACTACCATTTCGGCGGCGCCCCGGTGGCGCGCTACTGA
- a CDS encoding Spy/CpxP family protein refolding chaperone, giving the protein MIRLMRPMRMRAVFGAGAMLLLGHLATAQAQGLVQGVEQGAKAGNKAAGPIGGVLGGAIGGVVGVVGGVLGVPANGNRNVQGPAGAKQAETAKGAKAKGKNAKTAKAAEAAPPQELTADQIVAESDANIARIKSALNLTPEQEKHWTGFNSAMHYLGHNGADRLNLRIARAKRDPPDDIIEQMRNEAQFLNDRAVDQRAVADAAEPLFASLDAKQKALFIEEMVRLSRERGLD; this is encoded by the coding sequence ATGATCCGATTGATGCGGCCGATGCGCATGCGCGCGGTGTTCGGCGCTGGCGCGATGTTGCTGCTCGGACACCTCGCGACCGCTCAGGCGCAGGGCCTGGTGCAGGGCGTAGAGCAGGGCGCCAAGGCCGGCAACAAGGCCGCCGGCCCCATCGGCGGCGTGCTCGGCGGCGCCATCGGCGGTGTTGTCGGCGTGGTCGGCGGCGTGCTCGGCGTGCCCGCCAACGGCAACAGGAACGTGCAGGGTCCGGCCGGCGCCAAGCAGGCCGAGACCGCCAAGGGTGCCAAGGCCAAGGGTAAGAATGCCAAGACCGCAAAAGCGGCCGAGGCGGCGCCGCCGCAGGAACTCACGGCCGATCAGATCGTCGCCGAAAGCGACGCCAACATCGCCCGTATCAAGAGCGCGCTGAACCTGACGCCGGAGCAGGAGAAGCACTGGACCGGCTTCAACAGCGCGATGCATTACCTCGGCCATAACGGCGCCGACCGGCTCAACCTGCGTATTGCCCGCGCCAAGCGCGACCCGCCGGACGACATCATCGAGCAAATGCGCAACGAGGCCCAGTTCCTCAACGATCGCGCCGTCGACCAGCGCGCCGTGGCCGACGCCGCAGAGCCGCTGTTCGCCAGTCTCGACGCCAAACAGAAGGCGCTGTTCATCGAGGAAATGGTGCGACTGAGCCGCGAACGCGGACTCGACTAG